Proteins found in one Danaus plexippus chromosome 3 unlocalized genomic scaffold, MEX_DaPlex mxdp_25, whole genome shotgun sequence genomic segment:
- the LOC116766932 gene encoding uncharacterized protein LOC116766932 codes for MNRIFVLQILFTLANGASQQRYGETNQYPTYTTVASLYNENQFPYKTSYGSDVASFPEATRYPNYNSAYSTVTPYPYNSAGSNINYQSGYTTPSYGSDQSYGYGQGYSGQSYGQGVSTYEMPFMKYNEGYCVNRSPQNGIWVDSLTGMWYGVEFIQHLAGDARVDYDRTCIVIHISEPADQPNTENPPHHVQHMTARFHQEFRNLRLLWDEAGQTIEYAMYFRNDSAGYWQVFHGQNGTLTIRPNYQQFDGTVQVLKAVNDHLVLNFCQEASNGRPAQLYTVLFSREPGAMLRWEIESVHALLQNKKLSVASRRMVCGNGAEKPILSVLFSLTSCVFVFVVRSS; via the exons ATGAACCGAATATTTGTACTACAGATTTTATTTACCCTGGCAAACGGAGCTAGCCAACAGAGATATGGTGAAACAAATCAGTACCCCACATACACAACAGTAGCCAGTCTGTACAACGAAAATCAGTTTCCCTACAAAACAAGCTATGGCAGTGATGTTGCCTCATTCCCGGAAGCTACTAGGTATCCCAACTATAACTCCGCATACTCGACTGTAACCCCTTATCCATATAACTCAGCTGGATCGAATATCAACTATCAATCAGGTTACACGACGCCTAGCTACGGATCGGATCAAAGCTATGGTTATGGTCAAGGCTACAGTGGCCAGTCCTACGGCCAAGGAGTCAGCACATATGAGATGCCATTCATGAAGTACAACGAGGGATACTGTGTTAACCGATCTCCGCAGAACGGTATCTGGGTGGACAGCCTGACCGGTATGTGGTACGGAGTGGAATTTATCCAGCATCTCGCTGGTGATGCCAGAGTGGATTACGACAGGACATGTATCGTCATACACATATCCGAACCAGCTGATCAA cCGAACACAGAGAATCCGCCTCACCACGTCCAGCACATGACGGCTCGCTTTCATCAGGAGTTCAGAAATCTGCGACTTCTGTGGGACGAAGCTGGTCAGACTATTGAATACGCCATGTACTTTAGGAACGATTCCGCGGGATATTGGCAAGTGTTCCACGGACAGAACG gaaCATTAACTATAAGACCTAACTACCAACAGTTCGACGGAACAGTTCAGGTTTTAAAGGCCGTGAACGATCACCTCGTCCTTAACTTCTGTCAAGAGGCATCCAATGGAAGACCAGCTCAGCTCTACACAGTTCTATTCTCCAGAGAACCAGGCGCGATGCTGAGGTGGGAAATAGAATCAGTACACGCTTTACTCCAGAATAAGAAGCTGTCAGTCGCTTCCAGGAGAATGGTCTGCGGAAATGGCGCCGAGAAACCAATACTGAGTGTACTTTTTTCGTTAACATCTTGTGTGTTTGTGTTCGTAGTAAGATCatcttaa